The DNA segment TTTTTTCCAATTCCTGGAAGGCTTGAAAAGGCTTGGATTAGTTTTTGGAATTGTGGATCAGACAGGAGGAAACCCTCCATCCTTTTGGATTTGATTGAATACACCTTCAAAATCACTAGGATTAAAACCTAAGACATTTTTCATTTCGTGTGCCATGGTTTCTTTTGCTTTTCGTTGCACTTCGTTAGTTGCAGATAAGATCAAATCTTCTAACATTTTTTTATCATCCGCATTAAACATAATGGGATTGATATTTAAATTTGTAAGAGTTCCATCAGCAGATGCAGTGACTTCTACCATTCCAGCTCCGGCTGATGCAGTGACTCGAATCTGCGCGAGTCGTTTTTGAAGTTCTTCTTGTTTTTCTTTGATGTTTCCCAGTTGCGAAAATGCTTCTCGCATCTGTTTCATTTGGTCAAAAATACCCATACTAACCTTTGGACTTATAAATTTTTAAATTGTTTTGGATCTACTTCCATACCAGAAAATTTTTCTTTTAATAATTTCTCCATATCCTCCGGGTGATTCCCACTTGGACTTGGTTCTTTGGCATTTTGATTCTTATCCATTGTGGGAGAATTCGGAATTTGTGTTTTTATTTCTGGTGTTGGTGATTCTATTTTTGCAATAGGTTGTGTGTTTGTGTTTGGAATTGGTTTTTCCTGAGTGGGAATTGCAGTTTGGCTTTGTTTTTTAACTGGTTCAATCGAATCAGGAATGGTGCTAATGTCCCCCTGTACTAGTTTTGTTAATTCTGAAATTTTTGCTAATAATCCGGAAACACTTGGTTTCTCTCTGTCCAATATTAATTTGCGAAATTGAATTTCCAGATAGACTTTCATCTCATACGAACTTCGAAGTTTCATTAAATTCAATTTTTCGTGTATGGAAAAAATTCTTTCAGCGAGTAAAACTAAAATTTCACGATCAAGTTCGCGGTAGTTTTGTTTGAGTTTTTGTAAGTCTTCTTGGGGAATGTTAATTGATTCGCGATCAGCTAAATTGTCTTTGATGAGAAGTAGTGAATTTAAAAATTCGATAAAATCCCAAATAAATTTACTAAGATCAATACCTGCTTGGAATAAATTTTCCAAAGTTTCGAAAATTTGAGCACTTTGTGAAGTATCTATGAGTTGGTTAAGGAAATCAGTAAAGGTATCAATTCCATGATACCCAATCATTTTTCTTAGTTTAGCTCCTGTTAAATTCCCGTCAGTGAATATAACCGCTTGTTCCATAAAGGATAAGGTATCTCGAACAGACCCATCACCTTTTTTTGCGATCCAAAATAATCCTTCTGAATCATATTTGAGTCCTTCCTTTGTACAAAGTGTTTCGATGTAAGATTGTAAAACCGTTACTGGAACTTTTCGGAAATGAAAGTCTTGGCAACGCGATAAAATAGTTTCAGGGATTTTATGATACTCAGTTGTTGCTAAAATAAAAACTACATGGGCAGGAGGTTCTTCTAATGTTTTGAGAAGCGCATTGAAAGCAGCTCCACTGAGCATGTGTACCTCGTCCAAAATATATACGCGGTACTTTCCCCCCATCGCATTGAATTTTACATTTTCTCTTAATTCACGGATATTATCAACACCACTGTTGGATGCCGCATCAATTTCAAAAACATCATTAGAATTTCCTTTTGTGATTTCTAAACAAGAAGTACATTCATTACAAGGTTCAACACCATCGGGGCGTTCACAGTTGAGCCTTTTTGCAAGGATCCTTGCGATGGTTGTTTTTCCAACACCTCTTGGCCCTATGAAAATATATGCATGTCCAATTTTTTTAGATTTAAATGCGTTTTGTAAAGAACCAACAGCAAGGTCTTGGTAAATCACATCCCGAAAGAACTGTGGTCGGTATTTTCGAAAGAGTACTTGGTGGTTTTCGCTCATTTAATTCTTTGTTTTACTTTCAGTAAGATTTGAATTTTGGATTTCCCTTTGAGTATGAAAATTCATGGCTTGGAAGCAATGAAATAATTTTCAAGAGAGGTGCAATTTTAGGGAGTTGTGGGTGGAAAAAGTGGCGGAGAGACCGGGATTCGAACCCGGGGTGCTTTTGGCACACATGCTTTCCAAGCATGCACAATAGACCACTCTGACATCTCTCCAGTGATTTCTACTGCCTTCCATAAAAAGAAACGGTCTTAGGAATTCTACCTTTTCTCTTTGAAAAAACTAAGAAATTCAAATTTTATTTGCGACTTTGGTATGAGAGTGCATTTTGGAAAATGGTTCAAGAGGTAAATGGATTCTGTTGTGTAAGAGGAAATTCCTTCTCCAGGTTTTGCTGGAACGAAGTATACTACCTCGGGAAGTTTCACTCGTAAAATAGCACCCGCACAGAGTAAACATGGCTCAAGAGCAGTGAGTAAAATATGGTCTGAAAGGTAACGCCCATCGGTAAGAGAAAGTGCAGCTTCGATGGCTAAAATTTCGCTGTGTTTTGTTGGATTTAATGTTTGTTCGACGGAATTAAAAGAAGAAGTCAGAAACTCTCCATCTTTTGTTAAAACTTCAGAATAGGAAGGGATTTCGTTTTTATGTTTGGAAACTTCTATTGAATATCGTTCTAAAAACGATTCATAGATATCCACGCGCGCCCAAGAGGATTTGAACCTCTAACCTTCTGATCCGTAGTCAGATACTCTATCCAGTTGAGCTATGGGCGCAATCAATGCTTGGAGCATTTTTACCCAGTCCGAAAGAACGGGTATCACTATGGTTTTTTGCAAGCGGATGGAGTAAATCAAAAATCCCGCAATTCCTAGATAAAGTAATACGGAAATGAGGTGTAAGGTAGCTGCAAGGTAAAGTCCCACAAAAGGTAGGAGTGATAGGATTTGTGCGAGAACAATCCCTATTAAAAACAAACAAGTATTAACCGCGGAATACAAAGAAAGGGACACAAATTCAGGAAATTGGCGTTTCCAAGTAAAAATGGGAACCCAGGAAAAATACAGAGGTAAGCTCGCAAAGATTTTTGCTGCTTCATCAGTCAGAAGGTAGATTTTAATTTTCTGGATTTTTTCTTTGAATTGGGTGAATTTCATGGCGGTAACAACGGAGACGCAGGGATTCGAACCCTGGGTACGATTGCTCGTACGACGGTTTAGCAAACCGCTCCTTTCGGCCACTCAGGCACGTCTCCAGCGACTCGGAGAAGGTAGGATTCGAACCCACGGTGGGATTACCACGACGGTTTTCAAGACCGCTGCTTTAGACCACTCAGCCACTTCTCCAAGAGTACTTATCCGTTATGTTAAATGCGAGTGCAGTGTCAAATGAATATTCAATGAATGGTCTACAAGAATGGAAAAGTTGCAGATAAAATTAGAAAAGTGGGCGAATGGTGGTTACTGTCTAGCTCACTATGATGGGCATGCTGTGTTTGTAGAAGGTGGGATCCCAGGTGAAACTGTGGACATAACTCTTACCAAACAAGGCAATAAGGAATGGTTTGGTATTGTAGATTCAGTGATTGAATCTTCACCATTAAGGGTTCCCTCTGACTGCCCTGTGTATTTAGAATGTGGCGGGTGTAGTTACCGACACATTTCCTACGAAGAGGAAGTGAAAGTGAAGACTTCCCTATTGGAATTTATGTTCCTGGAATGGATTGGAAAAGTAGAGGTGACAACGGGACCAAGTGTTGGGTATCGCAATAATGTACAATGGCAAGTGGAAGGTGGACAAATTGGTTTTTTTGCAAAAAACACCCACCGGATCATTCCAAATTCTTCCTCTATTTGTAAGAATGTCGATAAACGGTTGTTAATTGAAAATCCAAACGATTTTGCTATTTTTTCCAAACAGAAGCCTAAACAAAACCGATTGCCAAAAATGCAAAAACAAGCGAATTCGCTTTCCTTACGTTTGTCCCAAAATGCAGTTGTGTTGTACGAAAAAGAAGAAACAAAGTTTGAATTTTTGAGTACAAAACTTACGGTGCCTGCAAAAGGCTTTTTTCAAATCAACCAATTCTTAGTGGAATCTTGGATTCAGAAAATTAAGTCCTTGTTACCTAAGGATGCAAATGTTTTGGAACTGTTTTGTGGATGTGGAACCATTGGCATTACCTTACGCGATAGAATCAAATCGCTTTATGGAATCGAATCTCATGAAAAAAGCATTCAATATGCAAATCAAAATGCAAAAGCCAATGGAATCACAACCTATCAATATGCAGTTTTGGATCTTTACCAAAAACATATACCCAAAGATCTTAAAACCTATCCTACATGGATCGTGAATCCACCAAGGGCGGGTTTATCGAAAGGAATCATTGAAACTGCAGAAATGTTAAAACCAAAGGAGATTGTTTATTCCAGCTGTAATCCAAGTACTTTGCGTAGGGATGTAACTTCCCTGAAAGAAATTGGTTATGAAATGGACCATTTGAGTTTGTTTGATTTTTTTCCAAGGACGAATCATTATGAGGTGTTAGTGCGATTACGGAAACGAAAATGAACAACTCATTTTGTTCTCAATGAGTTGTTATCTTTTGATAGAAATGCAAAGGAAAATCTAAGTTTATTTTCCTTTGGTTGTAATCTTAAAAGGTAGGTATGCTGGACAAAAGCCAATTGCTGAAGTCGCAATCATCACTAAACCAATTACGAACAATACAATTGCAGTGGTTCCTTCCACAACACCACCTAAATACAAACCGCCTAACACAAGGCCTACTACAACACGAATGACTCTGTCATATAATCCCATATTTTGAAACATACTAAGTCTCCTTAACCAATCCGACGATTTTTTGGCGAAATTTCTATCTATTTTTTTCTATCCACTCTAAGATAAGTTTGGTGACTTCTTCTCTTTTTTCCCAATGCAGGAAGTGACCAGCATGATCAAATCCAATCTTTCGAAATCCACATGGAAAATCAGATTCATTTAATAGGTGTTCAAATAAATTTTTATGAAAACACCCATCATTCAATCCATAAAGTACTTGGGTGGGAACTGTAATATGTGTATCAAAAATTCCTATGATACTTTCTCTCCCTGATTCTGTGAATAAATCATTCAAGTTTCGGTAATATGCAAGAGCCGAGGAAAGGATCCCTGGATTTTGGAAATTCGATTTGATTTCGGCCAAATGGTCCTGGTTAGGAGTGAATCCTGGTGACCAGTCTTTCCATAAAAAATCAACTAAGGCAAATTGATTCGAACGAATTGTTAATTCAGCTAAATAAGGAATCTGAAAAAGTGCAACATACCAGGAATGAAATGTTTGTAAGGGTGCCCAAATAAAAGAATCTTGAAATGTTTTGAGTAATGGGACTCCCAAACTTGTGATGGATCGAAAACGATTTGGATAGTACATCCCAGCAGCGTAGGCTATGATTGCACCCCAATTGTGTCCCACCAAATGGACAGAATCCCATCTGCGATCATCCATCCATCCTAATACATCATTCACTAAATCAACAACATGTAGTTTGTTCGCATGTGAAATGGTGGATGGTTCATATCCACGCATCACAGGAGCTATACACTGATAACCTTTTTTAGCAATTGATTCCATGATTGGAGAAAATGTTTTATGGTTATCAGGAAAACCATGTAAAAATAAGACAGGGTCACCAGAACCTGTTTCTAATGTGGTAAAGACGGTGGATGAATTTCTAATTTCCGAATGATGCATTGTTTACCAACTTTTCTTTAGATTCTGTTTTTCGGAAAAATTGTAACACAATCTCTCTCGTATCCAAGTCCTTACTTAGGTATCCATATTGTTTTTCATTTTGGTAATAAAATCCGTTAGGCCAAATATGCCCACCACCAGGAATTAAATAACCTTCCACGACTTCATCCCCAGAACAATCGGATACTTTCGAATATTCAATGTCTCGTTTCCAAAAACGATTCATATGACGTTTTTTTGTTTTGATTTCTTCTTTGCAGGGAAAAGCAGAACTCCAATACGAAAGTGAGTCTACAAATGACAAAACTTCTCCAGCAGGAATTCGTTCTGCCTTTGGGCTCATATCTTTTGGTATGGATACAATGCCTCCCGAAAAAGGGACAACATCATCAGAAGTTCCCATGATAAAACCAATTGATTTTATTGGAGGTTTGGGACAAATTTCAGTTAACCCTTTTGATGTAACGGCAGCAACAGAATATCCAGAATGGAACAAATCATTTGCTTCGCATAACAAACGTTGTGTCATAAATCCACCATTGGAAATACCAACAGCATGGATGCGACTTGTATCCACTGGGATTTTTTTATCGAGGAATTGAACCATATCGCGAAAAAATTGTACATCTTTTGTATTTCTTTTGTCAGTGAGAGAATGTGGAATTTTCCTTCCATCATTCCATCGATTCCCATATCCATCGGGATAGACGACAATAAACCCGTATTCTTCTGCTTTTTCCGTCATACGTGAAAGATAAATCATTCCTTCACCACTACCTCCGCCGCCGTGTAAAACAAAAACAACAGGTAACTTGGATTCATTTCTATTTTTTGGAATGTAATATCGGAAATTACGGATGATCCCATCAGAAACTATGGATTCCAAAGTATGGTCCTTCACTGGAACAATCGAAGGAAGAGATTTACAAAAAAAAGAAAATGGAGTTGTTAACATGAATACAATTGAATAAAAAAAGATACGCCTAACAATTCCCATCATATAAATAGGGACTCAAAATATTGAATAGTTTCTGTGACTTTGGAATCTCCCTCAAGCGGATACTTCGGGTGGAATTCTTTATCGATTGTTGGATCGTAGGGACCTGATTTTCCCTCAAAACAAACAGCTACATCTGACAGACAGACCAAACTATGCCAAACTCCTGGTTGTAAATCGATCCCTCGTTTTGGTCCCTGTGAAGATAATTTGTGAAATTCTTTGATACTTCCATCTTCTGAAAAAATTAAAAATCCAATTTCGCCTTCTAGAACAACAAAGGTTTCTGGTTTTGGGTCCGACAAGTGTCTGTGAGGTGAGATGTATGTATTCTTAGATAGAACATTGAGAAACCTTTGGTACACTTCCTTCTGATCATGGAAGTTATGGTTTGTTCGTTTCCGTTCTGTGTTTTGTGCTTTTGAAATGAGGTTTCCGATTAAATCGGAATCAATGATTTGTATTTCCTGCAAGTTGGCCTTCCAATTCTCGTTCGATGAAGGCTAACATATCCGGAACACAAGCCGTACAAGTATCTGCCGCTCCCATCTCACGGGCGACTTCTAGTATAGGGCGATTTGTTTCTTTGACAACATTTAAGATGGTTTCAAAGAAAACTTCTGCACAGTGACACTTGATCATGGTTCTGAGAATCAGTCTCTTGCCCTTTTGCAAGGATGACAAGAATTTTTCCTGCTCTAACGTTGAAATTTTTGCAAACGGAAAAGACAAAGACGAGGGACATAATCTAGAAACAAATCGATTGGAAACACGAAAACCGACCCTTCAATGACTGGGAGAAACTATCTCAATTGTTTTTTGTACAAAACCTCGAGAGTTTTTAATGCATTCGTCCAAGTGAACGATTTGGCATTCTCTTTCCCGAGTTTTCTCAATTCAGAAAGACGAGTTTTGTCGTTGAGAAGGGAAAGAAGTTGGTTGGTAAAGGAAATTGGTTCTTTAGGATCAAACGCTTCAAAACCTACTCCTAACACTTCTGGTAACACCGTCGCATTGGAAGAAAAGACGGGAGTTCCTATCGCTTGTGCCTCCAAAACGGGAAAACCAAACCCTTCAAATAAAGATGGATATACAAACAAGGTTGCTGCTTGGTAAGCTAGAGGTAACTCATCGTATGGCAAATGAGGGAGGAAATAAATTCGGTTTGGATTTTGTTTTTGGAATTCCAATAATTCTTTTGGAATTTCTTTACTAATCCCACCTACCACAAGGGGAAGTATGAGGTGTTTTTTATTCCATAATGATTCCAGTTGTGATAATAAGAATGGAAAATTTTTATGAGATTTGCCGATCCCAACGGTAAAGAGATACTGTTTTGGCAAATTATGTTTTTTTAAAAACACATTCAGTTGTGTCTCTGATCGTTTTGAAAAATTTTTTAAATCAATCCCGTTATAAATAACAGTAATTCGATCCCTTCTAAAACCAAAACATTTGATTAGATCTTCTTTTGTATAATTAGAAACAGTGATAATAGTTTTTGCAAACCACTGAATGGAACGAAAAACAATTTGTAAATACAATCGTTTTACAAAGGAACTATGGGTTTCCTTAAAGTGATAAGGGATTAAGTCATGAATGGTAACGATACATTTACGAAGGAACTTGATTGGAACATTAAAATGGGGAATGTCCAAGACATCCATCTCCGCCATTTTTGGATGACCCAAAAATTCCTTAGGTGAATAAATTTTTGTTTTGTATTCTATGATTTCTGCATGTTTTGGAACTTCATATTTTTTGAGAAGAATAGGATCTCCGAATAGATAAAGTTTGGCGTCCTTTTCAGTTAAAGGCCAAAATTTTAATATATGTTGGATGCGAATTCCTATCCCAGAATTTTCGATCATCCTTGCATCGTAGCCAATTTTTTTTTGCATTTGTTTGATGATTATGTCCTTTCGAATCAAAAAAAGGAAATGTATCTTTTCCTAAGAAGCCAAGTCTAGTCAAATAAGTAGTGAATATTCTGCATTCAAATTTTGAAGGGCAGGTTCACATAGAACTTACTTTCAAAAAGGAATCGGATGGAAAACTTAATCGAAGAAATCCTGAAACAAATTGGTGAAGACCCAAATCGAGAGGGTCTTGTGAAAACGCCCAACCGAGTCAAAAAGGCGTATGACTTTTTAACCAGTGGATACAAAGCGGACATCAACCAATTGGTAAACGGGGCTATTTTTGAAGAGAGTACAACGGGAATGGTGCTTGTTCGTGATATCGAAATGTATTCTTTATGTGAACACCACTTACTTCCTTTTTATGGAAGAGCACATGTTGCATACATTCCAAATAAAAAAATCATTGGGATTAGTAAAATTCCAAGAATTGTCGACGTATTTGCACGTCGGTTACAAGTTCAGGAACGACTTACCGATCAAATTGCACAGGCGATCCAAGAAACTTTGGACCCACTGGGAGTCGGTGTTGTCATCAAAGCAAAACATTTGTGTATGATGATGCGAGGTGTCGAAAAACAAAACTCGGAACTATTCACTTCTAGTTTGCTTGGTGTTTTTAAAACAGATCCTACCACACGAAGCGAATTTTTAGATCTGATCCGAACCGGTTCCCACTAAGTTCATTTTTTAAATTCTTTTTTACGATTCATGCTGGACTTTTTTCTAAAAAAGTTCAGTCTTTTTCCTCTAGAGGGAAACTATGCCGAAAGAAAGAATCGTGGCACCATCCAAAGAATTTGCCAAACTTGCAAATGTTAGCTTAAAAGAATACAAAGCCAAATACAAAGAATCGATTGAAAAACCAGAAAAATTTTGGGCAGAACAAGCGAAACGCCTAACATGGTTTAAAAAATGGACAAAGGTTTTAAAACATGATTTTGCTAAAGCCAAAGCAGAATGGTTTGTCGGTGGAAAACTAAATGTTTCTTATAATTGTTTAGACCGTCACCTTGATTCTCCTCTGAAAAACAAAGCCGCACTGATTTGGGAAGGAGACAATCCAGACGAATCAAAAGTTCTCACATACCATGATTTACACCGAGAGGTGAATCACTTTGCTAATGTTTTAAAAAAGTTCAAAGTGAAAAAAGGGGATCGTGTCCTCATTTACCTTCCTATGATCCCTGAACTTGCCATTAGCACACTTGCTTGTACTCGCATTGGGGCGGTTCACTCCGTCGTATTTGGAGGATTTTCTCCAGAAGCCCTACTTGGTCGTATTGAAGATTGTAAACCTACACTCGTCATTACAGCTGATGGTGGGTACCGCGGTGGCAAACCAATTGAACTGAAAAAAAATGTGGATGTTGCCTTATCAGAAACCAAGTTCCAAGTGAATGATGTCATCGTTGTCAAACGAACTGGAGACGAAGGCAATCTGAATTGGAAAGAGGGCCGTGACCACTGGTACCATTATCTCATGAAAGACCCAGAGGTGAAAAAGGAATGTCCCGCTGTTCCTATGGACTCAGAAGATCCACTCTTCATCCTTTACACTTCAGGTTCCACTGGGAAACCAAAAGGTGTCTTACATACAACCGCAGGATATTTGTTAGGTGCTAATCTTACATTTGCAACTATCTTTGATTATAAAGACACTGATACTTACTGGTGTACGGCAGATATCGGATGGATCACAGGGCACAGTTATATTTTATATGGACCTCTTTCTAATGGAGCAACTTCACTTATGTTTGAAGGGGTTCCAAGTTACCCAGATATGGGTAGATTTTGGGACGTGATCGATAAATATAAAGTTACAGTATTTTATACGGCACCAACGGCCATTCGGGCACTCATGCGAGAAGGACTCGAACCAATCAAAAAACGTTCACTCGCATCACTACGGTTACTTGGTTCGGTGGGTGAACCAATCAATCCAGAAGCCTGGGAATGGTATTATGCCAATATCGGGAAATCAAAATGCCCGATTGTCGATACATGGTGGCAAACAGAAACGGGATCCATCATGATTTCAGGAATCCCTGGAGCGATCCCACAAAAACCTGGTTCGGCCAGTTGGCCCTTTTACGGAATCCAACCAGTCCTTGTGGACAATGAAGGAGTCGAGATCAAAGACAAGGGAGAAATCTCTGGAAATCTTTGTATTGCAAAACCTTGGCCATCGATGATGCGAGGTGTGTATGGAGATTCCAAACGCTTTTTTGATACTTATTTTTCCCAATTCAAAGGGTATTATTTTACGGGAGATGGGGCAAACCGAGACAAAGAAGGTTACTTTCGCATCACAGGAAGAGTTGATGATGTACTGAATGTTTCTGGTCACCGCATAGGTTCAGCAGAAGTAGAAAGTGCCCTTGTCGAACATAAATCCGTGGCAGAAGCTGCTGTGGTTGGTTTCCCACATGATATCAAAGGCCAAGGGATTTATGCCTATGTCACTGTAAAACAAGGGGTTGTGACAAACGACCAATTGAAAAAAGAACTCATTGCCATGGTGGAAAAAATGATTGGGAAAATTGCAAGACCTGACGTGATCCACTGGGCACCAGGACTTCCCAAAACTCGTTCAGGGAAAATCATGCGTAGGATCTTACGAAAAATTGCCAACAACGAATTTGATACGTTAGGTGATATTAGTACACTTGCCGATCCATCTGTTGTACAATCCTTAATTGATGATAAAAAGAAGTATCACAGTTAAGCAGATCATTTCGTAAGAAAGAACTCCTTCCAATTCCTGGATAACTAGTCTGGCTTTGGAAGGAGTTCATTTGATGTCGATTTTAGAATCGAGTGCAAGGTTTCAATATACAAACGTAAATTTTGTGTTAGGAATCTCTGAGTCGGTAACCAGAAATTGGAGATTCGGGTTCCTTGTTTTGAAATTTAAAATACTATAATTCGTTTCCTTTATAAATCTTGTGGTAGTGCCGCAAAAGGGCCCATCACACGAAGGAATTCCGATTCTTCAAATTCCAAATCACGTTCCTTTAGTTTCCTTCGGTATTCATTTGCCTTGGTTTCATTTCGCGAAGAAAACCAATGGATCGCAAAAAGCAAATATTCTCTATTTTTTCGATATGTGGAAACATGGTTTTCAAGATCAGATCCAGTGAGTTGCTTTTGGTTTTGGAAATCTTTGACTAAGGAATCAATTGCTAAGGTGTCACGGTCTTTTCCGAGATTCGCATAACTTTGGCGGATGAGAAATAAAATTTCTTTGGCATCTGAATTTGGATCATTTTTAAGAAGGTTGTAAAATCCTCGCCGAAACAAAGTTAAGGATTCCAAATACCTTTGTTTCTCTTGGAGGTAAACTCCATAACGTGTGAAGTATCTTGTTTCTTTTAAAAAAATTGTAGAAGTCCAAATGTAAGCTTGTTCAAGTGA comes from the Leptospira ellinghausenii genome and includes:
- a CDS encoding YbaB/EbfC family nucleoid-associated protein, whose product is MFDQMKQMREAFSQLGNIKEKQEELQKRLAQIRVTASAGAGMVEVTASADGTLTNLNINPIMFNADDKKMLEDLILSATNEVQRKAKETMAHEMKNVLGFNPSDFEGVFNQIQKDGGFPPV
- the dnaX gene encoding DNA polymerase III subunit gamma/tau — protein: MSENHQVLFRKYRPQFFRDVIYQDLAVGSLQNAFKSKKIGHAYIFIGPRGVGKTTIARILAKRLNCERPDGVEPCNECTSCLEITKGNSNDVFEIDAASNSGVDNIRELRENVKFNAMGGKYRVYILDEVHMLSGAAFNALLKTLEEPPAHVVFILATTEYHKIPETILSRCQDFHFRKVPVTVLQSYIETLCTKEGLKYDSEGLFWIAKKGDGSVRDTLSFMEQAVIFTDGNLTGAKLRKMIGYHGIDTFTDFLNQLIDTSQSAQIFETLENLFQAGIDLSKFIWDFIEFLNSLLLIKDNLADRESINIPQEDLQKLKQNYRELDREILVLLAERIFSIHEKLNLMKLRSSYEMKVYLEIQFRKLILDREKPSVSGLLAKISELTKLVQGDISTIPDSIEPVKKQSQTAIPTQEKPIPNTNTQPIAKIESPTPEIKTQIPNSPTMDKNQNAKEPSPSGNHPEDMEKLLKEKFSGMEVDPKQFKNL
- a CDS encoding nucleoside deaminase, with translation MDIYESFLERYSIEVSKHKNEIPSYSEVLTKDGEFLTSSFNSVEQTLNPTKHSEILAIEAALSLTDGRYLSDHILLTALEPCLLCAGAILRVKLPEVVYFVPAKPGEGISSYTTESIYLLNHFPKCTLIPKSQIKFEFLSFFKEKR
- a CDS encoding class I SAM-dependent RNA methyltransferase, translating into MEKLQIKLEKWANGGYCLAHYDGHAVFVEGGIPGETVDITLTKQGNKEWFGIVDSVIESSPLRVPSDCPVYLECGGCSYRHISYEEEVKVKTSLLEFMFLEWIGKVEVTTGPSVGYRNNVQWQVEGGQIGFFAKNTHRIIPNSSSICKNVDKRLLIENPNDFAIFSKQKPKQNRLPKMQKQANSLSLRLSQNAVVLYEKEETKFEFLSTKLTVPAKGFFQINQFLVESWIQKIKSLLPKDANVLELFCGCGTIGITLRDRIKSLYGIESHEKSIQYANQNAKANGITTYQYAVLDLYQKHIPKDLKTYPTWIVNPPRAGLSKGIIETAEMLKPKEIVYSSCNPSTLRRDVTSLKEIGYEMDHLSLFDFFPRTNHYEVLVRLRKRK
- a CDS encoding YgaP family membrane protein, with the translated sequence MFQNMGLYDRVIRVVVGLVLGGLYLGGVVEGTTAIVLFVIGLVMIATSAIGFCPAYLPFKITTKGK
- a CDS encoding alpha/beta fold hydrolase, coding for MHHSEIRNSSTVFTTLETGSGDPVLFLHGFPDNHKTFSPIMESIAKKGYQCIAPVMRGYEPSTISHANKLHVVDLVNDVLGWMDDRRWDSVHLVGHNWGAIIAYAAGMYYPNRFRSITSLGVPLLKTFQDSFIWAPLQTFHSWYVALFQIPYLAELTIRSNQFALVDFLWKDWSPGFTPNQDHLAEIKSNFQNPGILSSALAYYRNLNDLFTESGRESIIGIFDTHITVPTQVLYGLNDGCFHKNLFEHLLNESDFPCGFRKIGFDHAGHFLHWEKREEVTKLILEWIEKNR
- a CDS encoding alpha/beta hydrolase family esterase, producing the protein MMGIVRRIFFYSIVFMLTTPFSFFCKSLPSIVPVKDHTLESIVSDGIIRNFRYYIPKNRNESKLPVVFVLHGGGGSGEGMIYLSRMTEKAEEYGFIVVYPDGYGNRWNDGRKIPHSLTDKRNTKDVQFFRDMVQFLDKKIPVDTSRIHAVGISNGGFMTQRLLCEANDLFHSGYSVAAVTSKGLTEICPKPPIKSIGFIMGTSDDVVPFSGGIVSIPKDMSPKAERIPAGEVLSFVDSLSYWSSAFPCKEEIKTKKRHMNRFWKRDIEYSKVSDCSGDEVVEGYLIPGGGHIWPNGFYYQNEKQYGYLSKDLDTREIVLQFFRKTESKEKLVNNASFGN
- a CDS encoding WbuC family cupin fold metalloprotein, translating into MQEIQIIDSDLIGNLISKAQNTERKRTNHNFHDQKEVYQRFLNVLSKNTYISPHRHLSDPKPETFVVLEGEIGFLIFSEDGSIKEFHKLSSQGPKRGIDLQPGVWHSLVCLSDVAVCFEGKSGPYDPTIDKEFHPKYPLEGDSKVTETIQYFESLFI
- a CDS encoding (2Fe-2S)-binding protein gives rise to the protein MIKCHCAEVFFETILNVVKETNRPILEVAREMGAADTCTACVPDMLAFIERELEGQLAGNTNH
- a CDS encoding glycosyltransferase family 4 protein, which translates into the protein MQKKIGYDARMIENSGIGIRIQHILKFWPLTEKDAKLYLFGDPILLKKYEVPKHAEIIEYKTKIYSPKEFLGHPKMAEMDVLDIPHFNVPIKFLRKCIVTIHDLIPYHFKETHSSFVKRLYLQIVFRSIQWFAKTIITVSNYTKEDLIKCFGFRRDRITVIYNGIDLKNFSKRSETQLNVFLKKHNLPKQYLFTVGIGKSHKNFPFLLSQLESLWNKKHLILPLVVGGISKEIPKELLEFQKQNPNRIYFLPHLPYDELPLAYQAATLFVYPSLFEGFGFPVLEAQAIGTPVFSSNATVLPEVLGVGFEAFDPKEPISFTNQLLSLLNDKTRLSELRKLGKENAKSFTWTNALKTLEVLYKKQLR
- the folE gene encoding GTP cyclohydrolase I FolE codes for the protein MENLIEEILKQIGEDPNREGLVKTPNRVKKAYDFLTSGYKADINQLVNGAIFEESTTGMVLVRDIEMYSLCEHHLLPFYGRAHVAYIPNKKIIGISKIPRIVDVFARRLQVQERLTDQIAQAIQETLDPLGVGVVIKAKHLCMMMRGVEKQNSELFTSSLLGVFKTDPTTRSEFLDLIRTGSH
- the acs gene encoding acetate--CoA ligase, producing the protein MPKERIVAPSKEFAKLANVSLKEYKAKYKESIEKPEKFWAEQAKRLTWFKKWTKVLKHDFAKAKAEWFVGGKLNVSYNCLDRHLDSPLKNKAALIWEGDNPDESKVLTYHDLHREVNHFANVLKKFKVKKGDRVLIYLPMIPELAISTLACTRIGAVHSVVFGGFSPEALLGRIEDCKPTLVITADGGYRGGKPIELKKNVDVALSETKFQVNDVIVVKRTGDEGNLNWKEGRDHWYHYLMKDPEVKKECPAVPMDSEDPLFILYTSGSTGKPKGVLHTTAGYLLGANLTFATIFDYKDTDTYWCTADIGWITGHSYILYGPLSNGATSLMFEGVPSYPDMGRFWDVIDKYKVTVFYTAPTAIRALMREGLEPIKKRSLASLRLLGSVGEPINPEAWEWYYANIGKSKCPIVDTWWQTETGSIMISGIPGAIPQKPGSASWPFYGIQPVLVDNEGVEIKDKGEISGNLCIAKPWPSMMRGVYGDSKRFFDTYFSQFKGYYFTGDGANRDKEGYFRITGRVDDVLNVSGHRIGSAEVESALVEHKSVAEAAVVGFPHDIKGQGIYAYVTVKQGVVTNDQLKKELIAMVEKMIGKIARPDVIHWAPGLPKTRSGKIMRRILRKIANNEFDTLGDISTLADPSVVQSLIDDKKKYHS